The window ATCGGGCCACTGCTCGGCGGGCTGCTCGGCAACCTCAGCTGGCGGGGCCCGTTCTTCGGCACCGCGGTGCTCATGGCGATCGGGTTCATCGCGATCCTCGTGCTGCTCCGGCGCGAGCCCGAAGGCGAGCGACCGGTGCCGACGAGGCTGTCGGCTCCGATCCGCGCCCTGCGGCAGCCCGCGCTCGCGGTGCTCGCCGGGGCGGCGCTGTTCTACAACATCGGCTTCTTCGTGCTGCTCGCGTACTCGCCGTTCCCGCTCGGGTTCGACGCGCTCGGGCTCGGCTTCACGTTCTTCGGGTGGGGCGTCGCGCTGGCGATCACCTCGGTCTTCGTCGCCCCGCTCCTCACGGCACGGATGCCGCGCACCCGCGTGCTCTGGATCGCGCTGCCCATGCTGGCGGTCGTGCTCGCGGCGGCGGGCCTGTCGATCTCGTCGCCCGCGTGGCTCGTGGTCTGGATCGTGGTCGGCGGACTCGTGCTCGGCGTGCTGAACACGGTGCTGACCGAGTGCGTCATGGAGGCGACCGACCTGCAGCGCTCGGTCGCGTCGAGCGCCTACTCGGCCGTGCGGTTCCTCGGCGGTGCGGTGGCGCCGCCGGCCGCGGCCGAGCTCGCGCGCCTCATCTCGCCCGAGGCGCCGTACTACGCGGCCGCCGGCTCCGTCGTCGTCGCGACCCTCATCGTCGTGCTCGGGCACCGCGCGCTTCGTCGGGTCGACGGCGCGTCCGAGCCCGCACTCGTCGAGGCCGAGGCGATCGCCGCGGGCGACGCGACCTGAGCCGCGGCCCCGGCGCGATGAGGCGCGTCCCGGCTTCGCCGGCCGTCAGCCGGCGACCGGGCGCGAGGTGCTGCCGCGCACGATGAGCCGCGTCGGCATGGGTGCGCCCGAGTCGGGCAGCGGGTCGGCCTGGGCCTCGCCGCCGAGCATGCGCAGGGCGACCTCGACGGCCAGCCGGCCCTGATCGCTCGGCGACTGCGCGATCGTCGTGAGGTCGAACAGTTCGGCGTGCTCGTGCCCGTCGACGCCGATCACCGAGAGGTCGCGCGGCACCGACAGCCCGAGTCGCTCGGCCGCCCGGATCACCCCGAACGCCATCTCGTCGGATGCCGCGAACACCGCGGTCGGCCGGTGCGCCGGGTGTCCGAGCAGCTGCAGTCCGGCCTCGAACCCGCCGGGCATGCTCATGGCCGCCTCGACGACGATCGCACCCGGCCCGCCCGCCGGATCCTCCTCGGAGCGCAGGGGGAGGCCCGCGGCATCCGTCGCCTCGAGGAAGCCGGCCGCCCGCAGCCCCGGAACGCTGCGAGGGGCGCTCATCGCGCCGAGGCCCGCGAGGTGCGCGATGCGCGTGTGCCCGAGGTGCAGCAGGTGCGAGGCGGCGAGCACGCCGACGTCGTGGTCGTCGATCGAGAGGCGCGCGGTCACCTCGCCGCTGCCGCCGATGCAGACGACGGGCTTCTCGCGGCGCTCGAGCCCGCCGATCTCGCCGTCGCTGAGGTCGACGCCGATCACGATCACCGCGTCGACGCGCTTGCGGGCGAGGAAGAAGTCGAACACGCGCGACCGGTCGGGCCCGGAGATCGGGAGGTTGTAGAGCGTGAGGTCGTATCCGGCGGCGAGCAGCGTGCGCTCGATGCCGTCGAGCACGGCCCCGAAGAACCAGCGGTTCACGAACGGGATCACCACGCCGATGTTCTTCGTCCGCCCCGTCACGAGGCTCGCGGCGTCGGGCGAGGCGATGTAGCCGATCTCGGATGCCGCGTGCACGACCCGCAGTCGGGTCTGCTCCGCGACGTGGCCTCGGCCCGAGAGCGCGCGCGACGCGGTGGCCTTCGAGACGCCCGCGAGTCGCGCGACATCGCTGATGGCCGGCATCGCGCCTCCCTCCCTCGGGCAGCATCCGCTCACGATGCTAGTGCTCCCGGCGTGAAAGGTGGAACCGGTTCCGGAGTGGTGTCCAATGGCGGGGCTCCGGAGAGAGAGCGTTCTCATCTCACCGTGACCGGGAGGTCATCATGTGGCCGGATCGTGATGGCGCACGGGTTGTGCCGTCTCGCACGCGTCCCCTACCGTTGACGATGGAACCGGTTCCGGATCCGCCCCTGCACCACATTCGCTACTCGACGAGGAGAAGACATGAGACTCAGAGGGCACCGCCGGCTGACGGCGTCGCTCGTGGCGGCCGCAGCAATCGGCCTCACGCTCACGGCCTGCACCGGTGACATCGCAGATGAAGGCTCCGCAGACGCAGACTGCTCCGACTACGAGACCTACGGCACGTTCGACGGCGCCGAGGTCACGGTCGCGGGCACCATCCTCGACCTCGAGGCCGACCGACTCAACGAGTCGTGGGCCGACTTCGAGCAGTGCACGGGCATCTCGGTCGAGTACCAGGGCTCGAGCGAGTTCGAGGCCCAGATCGCCGTGCTCGCCGAGGGCGGCAACGCCCCCGACGTCGGCATCGTGCCGCAGCCGGGGCTGCTCGCGCGTCTCGCCGAGGGCGGCTGGCTGATCCCGGCGTCGCAGCCGGTCGAAGACAACGTCGACGAGTTCTGGTCCGAGGACTGGAAGAACTACGGCACCTACGACGGCACGTTCTACGCGGCACCGCTCATGGCCAGCATCAAGGGCTACGTCTGGTACTCGCCGGCCGAGTTCGAGGAGAAGGGCTACGAGATCCCGAAGACCCTCGACGAGCTCACCACGCTCTCCGAGACCATCGCGGCCGACGGCGACCACAAGCCGTGGTGCGTCGGCCTCGAGTCCGGTGAGGCCACCGGCTGGCCGGGCACCGACTGGGTCGAGGACTACATGCTGCGCCTGAACGGCGCCGACGCCTACGACCAGTGGGTCACGCACGAGATCCCGTTCAACGACCCGCAGGTCGCCGCCGCGTTCGACGCGGTCGGTGGCTACCTCAAGAACGAGGACATGGTCAACGGCGGCATCGGCGACGTGTCGACGCAGGTCACCGAGGCGTTCCAGACCGCGGGTCTGCCGATCCTCGACGGCGAGTGCTCGCTGCACCACCAGGCCTCGTTCTACGAGACCTTCTGGAACCCCGACGGCGGAGACGACGTGAAGGTCGCGTCCGACGGCGACGTGTTCGGCTTCCTGCTCCCGCCGGCCAACGCCGACGACCCGCTGTCCGTCACCGGCGGCGGCGAGTTCCCGGTCGCGTTCCGTGACGCCGAAGAGGTCGAGGCGTTCCGCGCCTACCTCTCCAGCGACCTCTGGGCCAACAACCGCGTGAGCCTCGGCGGCGTCATCAGCGCCAACAAGGGCGTCGACCCCGAGAACGCATCCAGCGAGCTGCTGACGCAGTCGATCGAGATCCTCCAGGATCCCGAGACCACGTTCCGGTTCGACGGGTCCGACCTGATGCCCGGTGCCGTCGGCGCCGACTCCTTCTGGAAGGGCATCGTCTCGTGGGTCGGCGGAGAGAGCACCGAGCAGGTGCTCGACACCATCGAGTCCACGTGGCCGAGTAGCTGATCGACCCCGTGTCGCGCCCGGCGCAAGGCGGGCGTACGGCATAGTCGAGGGGTGGGGTTCGAAGAGCCCCACCCCTCGGCGAACCCACCTTCAGTGACTGAATTTCAACGAAGAATTCGGGAGGCGCGATGACCACGGCCGATCTCCTCGGCAAGATCCTGCAGGTGGTGATGGGGCTCGTCGTGTTCGCGGCGATCGTCGGCCTCCTCATCTTCTTCATCGACAAGGCGCCCAAGAAGGGGCGCGACTACTGGCAGCTGGTGGGGTTCCTCGCGCCGGCGCTGATCCTCGTGTCGGTGGGCCTGATCTATCCGGCGATCCGCACGAGCATCCTCGCGTTCCAGACCAACGCGGGCGACTTCACGTTCGACAACTTCGTGTGGGCGTTCACGCAGCCCGCCGCCATCCGCACGCTCATCAACACCGTCATCTGGGTGCTGCTCGTGCCGACGTTCGCCACGGCCGTCGGGCTCGCGTACGCGGTCTTCATCGATCGCTCACGCGGCGAGAAGTTCTACAAGGCGATCCTGTTCATGCCGATCGCGATCTCGTTCGTCGGCGCGAGCGTCATCTGGAAGTTCGTCTACGAGTACCGCTCCGGCGACCGCGAGCAGATCGGCCTCCTGAACGCGATCGTCGTGGCCTTCGGCGGTGAACCGGTGCAGTGGCTGCAGACCGACCCGATCAACACGATCCTGCTGATCGTGGTCATGATCTGGGTGCAGACCGGCTTCGCGATGGTCGTGCTGAGCGCGGCCATCAAGGGCATCGCGACCGAGCAGCTCGAAGCGGCCCAGCTCGACGGCACCAACGGCTGGCAGCGCTTCACGAACGTGATCGTGCCCGGCATCCGCGGATCGCTCGTGGTCGTGCTCACGACGATCTCGATCGCGACGCTCAAGGTGTTCGACATCGTGCGCACGATGACCGCCGGAAACTTCAACACGAGCATCGTGGCCAACGAGATGTACACCCAGGCGTTCCGTGCGAGCGAGATCGGTCGAGGTTCGGCGCTCGCGCTCATCCTCTTCGTCATGGTGCTGCCGATCGTCATCTACAACGTGAACGTGCTCCGCAAGCAGAGGGAGATCCGATGAGCATCGCCCCGCCCGACCTGCCGGTCGGCAAGAACCGAGGCGCACTCGACGCGACCGCCGACGCCGAGGCCTCCGGATACGTCGAACCGAAGACCATCCGGGTCAAGAAGCGGCTCACCTCGCGCACCGCGACGATCGCCTCGATCATCATCGCGCTGCTCTGGACCATCCCGACCTTCGGCCTCTTCATCTCGTCGTTCCGGCCTGCGGAGCTGATCCGCACGACGGGCTGGTGGACCATCTTCACCAACCCGGGCTTCACGCTCGAGAACTATCAAGACGTGCTGCTGTCGACGTCGTCGTCATCGCCGCAGCTCGGCTCGTACATCGTGAACTCGATCGCGATCGCGCTGCTCGCGACGATCATCCCGCTCGTGTTCGCGTCGATGGCGGCCTACGCATTCGCGTGGATGCGGTTCCGCGGGGTGGGCGTGCTGTTCGTCGTCATCTTCGCGCTGCAGATCATCCCGCTGCAGATGGCCCTCGTGCCGCTGCTGCAGATCTTCTCGACCGTGCTGCGGCCGATGCAGGCGTGGCTGCACGACGTCGTGCCGATCATCCCCGAGCAGAACTACCTGCCGCTGTGGGTCGCGCACTCGATCTTCGGGTTGCCGCTCGCGATCTTCCTGCTGCACAACTTCATCTCCGAGATCCCGGCCGACGTCATCGAGGCCGCGAGGGTCGACGGCGCGACCCACGGGCAGATCTTCTTCCGCATCGTGCTGCCGCTCTCGGTTCCGGCGATCGCGTCGTTCGCGATCTTCCAGTTCATCTGGGTCTGGAACGACCTGCTCGTCGCGTTGATCTTCTCCGGCGGCACGCAAGACGTCGCGCCACTCACCCAACGATTGGCGGAGCTCACCGGCACGAGAGGGCAGGACTGGCAGCTGTTGACCGCGGCCGCCTTCATCTCGATCATCATTCCGCTGATCGTGTTCTTCAGCCTCCAGCGGTACTTCGTGCGAGGGCTACTCGCGGGGTCGACGAAGGGGTAGGTCCGACACCGAGAGCAGGGGGAGACGGATGCCGCGGGCGGGGGCTCGCGGCATCCGTTCACTGTCTGAACCAGCTGCCCCCTCACCTTTTCAGGACCACAGCGGTCATGGCTGCATATTGCGCGCATGACCGATGTGGTCCTGAAAAGGTGGGAGAGGGGAGAGGGTCCCAGGGCCGACGTAGGGTTGGCCCATGAGCATGCATGGAGCCGGCGACGGGCCGCCCGGCGCCCAGACCGGCAAGTTCGGCAAGCCGCGCACCCGCATCTCGGCCGCCGACGAGTCGGCGCAGCGCGCCGCGAACGCCGATGCAC is drawn from Agromyces sp. Leaf222 and contains these coding sequences:
- a CDS encoding MFS transporter yields the protein MSAQTASIPVAPVAAHGSGHGSHGSHGSGHGSTGSILKQPKAVWAVAFASVIAFMGIGLVDPILPAIAASLQATPTETEMLFTSYLLVTGLAMLGTSWVSSRIGAKKTLLIGLAIIVVFAAAAGLSQNVEEIIGFRAGWGLGNALFISTALATIVGAASGGTGSAIILYEAALGLGIAIGPLLGGLLGNLSWRGPFFGTAVLMAIGFIAILVLLRREPEGERPVPTRLSAPIRALRQPALAVLAGAALFYNIGFFVLLAYSPFPLGFDALGLGFTFFGWGVALAITSVFVAPLLTARMPRTRVLWIALPMLAVVLAAAGLSISSPAWLVVWIVVGGLVLGVLNTVLTECVMEATDLQRSVASSAYSAVRFLGGAVAPPAAAELARLISPEAPYYAAAGSVVVATLIVVLGHRALRRVDGASEPALVEAEAIAAGDAT
- a CDS encoding LacI family DNA-binding transcriptional regulator translates to MPAISDVARLAGVSKATASRALSGRGHVAEQTRLRVVHAASEIGYIASPDAASLVTGRTKNIGVVIPFVNRWFFGAVLDGIERTLLAAGYDLTLYNLPISGPDRSRVFDFFLARKRVDAVIVIGVDLSDGEIGGLERREKPVVCIGGSGEVTARLSIDDHDVGVLAASHLLHLGHTRIAHLAGLGAMSAPRSVPGLRAAGFLEATDAAGLPLRSEEDPAGGPGAIVVEAAMSMPGGFEAGLQLLGHPAHRPTAVFAASDEMAFGVIRAAERLGLSVPRDLSVIGVDGHEHAELFDLTTIAQSPSDQGRLAVEVALRMLGGEAQADPLPDSGAPMPTRLIVRGSTSRPVAG
- a CDS encoding ABC transporter substrate-binding protein; this translates as MRLRGHRRLTASLVAAAAIGLTLTACTGDIADEGSADADCSDYETYGTFDGAEVTVAGTILDLEADRLNESWADFEQCTGISVEYQGSSEFEAQIAVLAEGGNAPDVGIVPQPGLLARLAEGGWLIPASQPVEDNVDEFWSEDWKNYGTYDGTFYAAPLMASIKGYVWYSPAEFEEKGYEIPKTLDELTTLSETIAADGDHKPWCVGLESGEATGWPGTDWVEDYMLRLNGADAYDQWVTHEIPFNDPQVAAAFDAVGGYLKNEDMVNGGIGDVSTQVTEAFQTAGLPILDGECSLHHQASFYETFWNPDGGDDVKVASDGDVFGFLLPPANADDPLSVTGGGEFPVAFRDAEEVEAFRAYLSSDLWANNRVSLGGVISANKGVDPENASSELLTQSIEILQDPETTFRFDGSDLMPGAVGADSFWKGIVSWVGGESTEQVLDTIESTWPSS
- a CDS encoding carbohydrate ABC transporter permease is translated as MTTADLLGKILQVVMGLVVFAAIVGLLIFFIDKAPKKGRDYWQLVGFLAPALILVSVGLIYPAIRTSILAFQTNAGDFTFDNFVWAFTQPAAIRTLINTVIWVLLVPTFATAVGLAYAVFIDRSRGEKFYKAILFMPIAISFVGASVIWKFVYEYRSGDREQIGLLNAIVVAFGGEPVQWLQTDPINTILLIVVMIWVQTGFAMVVLSAAIKGIATEQLEAAQLDGTNGWQRFTNVIVPGIRGSLVVVLTTISIATLKVFDIVRTMTAGNFNTSIVANEMYTQAFRASEIGRGSALALILFVMVLPIVIYNVNVLRKQREIR
- a CDS encoding carbohydrate ABC transporter permease is translated as MSIAPPDLPVGKNRGALDATADAEASGYVEPKTIRVKKRLTSRTATIASIIIALLWTIPTFGLFISSFRPAELIRTTGWWTIFTNPGFTLENYQDVLLSTSSSSPQLGSYIVNSIAIALLATIIPLVFASMAAYAFAWMRFRGVGVLFVVIFALQIIPLQMALVPLLQIFSTVLRPMQAWLHDVVPIIPEQNYLPLWVAHSIFGLPLAIFLLHNFISEIPADVIEAARVDGATHGQIFFRIVLPLSVPAIASFAIFQFIWVWNDLLVALIFSGGTQDVAPLTQRLAELTGTRGQDWQLLTAAAFISIIIPLIVFFSLQRYFVRGLLAGSTKG